Proteins from one Prinia subflava isolate CZ2003 ecotype Zambia chromosome 4, Cam_Psub_1.2, whole genome shotgun sequence genomic window:
- the RRP7A gene encoding ribosomal RNA-processing protein 7 homolog A isoform X4, which yields MAAATGRGVGAAPTGYTALAVKFAERQRSPHCLLVKEHQVREGTDTAHPPRRTLFVLNVPPYCGPDSLSRLFSRCGHVQSVDICDKRGSGEKKDKLTSKFFDHKTLKGFQVAYVVFRKPAAVQAVKALSQEGPLLISTESHPVKTGISKWIASYEASIVDPKELKAEVDAYMQDYDKKMAEEEAKAAKEEGVPDEEGWVKVTRKGRKPGLPRTEAANLRVLEKEKQKRARKELLNFYAWQHREAKREHIAQLRKKFEEDKQRIALMRAQRKFRPY from the exons ATGGCGGCCGCCACTGGGCGTGGGGTGGGAGCGGCGCCGACGGGATACACGG CTCTGGCGGTGAAGTTCGCGGAGCGGCAGCGCTCGCCCCACTGCCTGTTGGTGAAGGAGCACCAGGTGCGGGAAGGAACCGACACCGCGCACCCCCCTCGCCGCACGCTCTTCGTCCTCAACGTGCCCCCGTACTGCGGCCCG GACTCTCTGTCTAGGCTGTTCTCTCGCTGTGGGCATGTGCAGTCTGTCGACATCTGTGACAAGCGAGggtcaggagagaaaaaagataaaCTGACATCCAAATTCTTCGACCACAAAACTCTAAAG ggaTTTCAAGTAGCATACGTGGTGTTCAGGAAACCAGCAGCTGTCCAGGCAGTCAAGGCTCTGTCACAGGAAGGTCCCTTGCTAATATCAACAGAGAGCCACCCTGTGAAAACTGGCATTAGCA AGTGGATCGCCAGCTATGAAGCCTCCATCGTGGATCCAAAGGAGCTGAAGGCTGAGGTGGATGCCTACATGCAAGACTATGATAAAAAGATGGCAGAG GAAGAAGCCAAAGCAGCCAAGGAGGAGGGTGTTCCAGATGAGGAAGGCTGGGTGAAGGTGACCCGGAAAGGCCGTAAGCCTGGCCTGCCCCGGACAGAGGCTGCCAACCTGCGtgtgctggagaaggagaaacagaaaagggcCCGCAAAGAGCTGCTGAACTTCTATGCCTGGCAGCATCGTGAGGCCAAGAGAGAGC ACATTGCCCAGTTGAGGAAGAAATTTGAGGAAGACAAGCAGAGGATTGCACTGATGCGAGCCCAGCGAAAGTTTCGGCCATACtag
- the RRP7A gene encoding ribosomal RNA-processing protein 7 homolog A isoform X1, translating into MAAATGRGVGAAPTGYTGEGQRGAPGAAPAGYTGEGQRGAPGAAPAGYTGEGQRGAPGAAPAGYTALAVKFAERQRSPHCLLVKEHQVREGTDTAHPPRRTLFVLNVPPYCGPDSLSRLFSRCGHVQSVDICDKRGSGEKKDKLTSKFFDHKTLKGFQVAYVVFRKPAAVQAVKALSQEGPLLISTESHPVKTGISKWIASYEASIVDPKELKAEVDAYMQDYDKKMAEEEAKAAKEEGVPDEEGWVKVTRKGRKPGLPRTEAANLRVLEKEKQKRARKELLNFYAWQHREAKREHIAQLRKKFEEDKQRIALMRAQRKFRPY; encoded by the exons ATGGCGGCCGCCACTGGGCGTGGGGTGGGAGCGGCGCCGACGGGATACACGGGTGAGGGGCAGCGCGGAGCTCCGGGAGCGGCGCCGGCGGGATACACGGGTGAGGGGCAGCGCGGAGCTCCGGGAGCGGCGCCGGCGGGATACACGGGTGAGGGGCAGCGCGGAGCTCCGGGAGCGGCGCCGGCGGGATACACGG CTCTGGCGGTGAAGTTCGCGGAGCGGCAGCGCTCGCCCCACTGCCTGTTGGTGAAGGAGCACCAGGTGCGGGAAGGAACCGACACCGCGCACCCCCCTCGCCGCACGCTCTTCGTCCTCAACGTGCCCCCGTACTGCGGCCCG GACTCTCTGTCTAGGCTGTTCTCTCGCTGTGGGCATGTGCAGTCTGTCGACATCTGTGACAAGCGAGggtcaggagagaaaaaagataaaCTGACATCCAAATTCTTCGACCACAAAACTCTAAAG ggaTTTCAAGTAGCATACGTGGTGTTCAGGAAACCAGCAGCTGTCCAGGCAGTCAAGGCTCTGTCACAGGAAGGTCCCTTGCTAATATCAACAGAGAGCCACCCTGTGAAAACTGGCATTAGCA AGTGGATCGCCAGCTATGAAGCCTCCATCGTGGATCCAAAGGAGCTGAAGGCTGAGGTGGATGCCTACATGCAAGACTATGATAAAAAGATGGCAGAG GAAGAAGCCAAAGCAGCCAAGGAGGAGGGTGTTCCAGATGAGGAAGGCTGGGTGAAGGTGACCCGGAAAGGCCGTAAGCCTGGCCTGCCCCGGACAGAGGCTGCCAACCTGCGtgtgctggagaaggagaaacagaaaagggcCCGCAAAGAGCTGCTGAACTTCTATGCCTGGCAGCATCGTGAGGCCAAGAGAGAGC ACATTGCCCAGTTGAGGAAGAAATTTGAGGAAGACAAGCAGAGGATTGCACTGATGCGAGCCCAGCGAAAGTTTCGGCCATACtag
- the RRP7A gene encoding ribosomal RNA-processing protein 7 homolog A isoform X2: MAAATGRGVGAAPTGYTGEGQRGAPGAAPAGYTGEGQRGAPGAAPAGYTALAVKFAERQRSPHCLLVKEHQVREGTDTAHPPRRTLFVLNVPPYCGPDSLSRLFSRCGHVQSVDICDKRGSGEKKDKLTSKFFDHKTLKGFQVAYVVFRKPAAVQAVKALSQEGPLLISTESHPVKTGISKWIASYEASIVDPKELKAEVDAYMQDYDKKMAEEEAKAAKEEGVPDEEGWVKVTRKGRKPGLPRTEAANLRVLEKEKQKRARKELLNFYAWQHREAKREHIAQLRKKFEEDKQRIALMRAQRKFRPY, encoded by the exons ATGGCGGCCGCCACTGGGCGTGGGGTGGGAGCGGCGCCGACGGGATACACGGGTGAGGGGCAGCGCGGAGCTCCGGGAGCGGCGCCGGCGGGATACACGGGTGAGGGGCAGCGCGGAGCTCCGGGAGCGGCGCCGGCGGGATACACGG CTCTGGCGGTGAAGTTCGCGGAGCGGCAGCGCTCGCCCCACTGCCTGTTGGTGAAGGAGCACCAGGTGCGGGAAGGAACCGACACCGCGCACCCCCCTCGCCGCACGCTCTTCGTCCTCAACGTGCCCCCGTACTGCGGCCCG GACTCTCTGTCTAGGCTGTTCTCTCGCTGTGGGCATGTGCAGTCTGTCGACATCTGTGACAAGCGAGggtcaggagagaaaaaagataaaCTGACATCCAAATTCTTCGACCACAAAACTCTAAAG ggaTTTCAAGTAGCATACGTGGTGTTCAGGAAACCAGCAGCTGTCCAGGCAGTCAAGGCTCTGTCACAGGAAGGTCCCTTGCTAATATCAACAGAGAGCCACCCTGTGAAAACTGGCATTAGCA AGTGGATCGCCAGCTATGAAGCCTCCATCGTGGATCCAAAGGAGCTGAAGGCTGAGGTGGATGCCTACATGCAAGACTATGATAAAAAGATGGCAGAG GAAGAAGCCAAAGCAGCCAAGGAGGAGGGTGTTCCAGATGAGGAAGGCTGGGTGAAGGTGACCCGGAAAGGCCGTAAGCCTGGCCTGCCCCGGACAGAGGCTGCCAACCTGCGtgtgctggagaaggagaaacagaaaagggcCCGCAAAGAGCTGCTGAACTTCTATGCCTGGCAGCATCGTGAGGCCAAGAGAGAGC ACATTGCCCAGTTGAGGAAGAAATTTGAGGAAGACAAGCAGAGGATTGCACTGATGCGAGCCCAGCGAAAGTTTCGGCCATACtag
- the RRP7A gene encoding ribosomal RNA-processing protein 7 homolog A isoform X3, with protein MAAATGRGVGAAPTGYTGEGQRGAPGAAPAGYTALAVKFAERQRSPHCLLVKEHQVREGTDTAHPPRRTLFVLNVPPYCGPDSLSRLFSRCGHVQSVDICDKRGSGEKKDKLTSKFFDHKTLKGFQVAYVVFRKPAAVQAVKALSQEGPLLISTESHPVKTGISKWIASYEASIVDPKELKAEVDAYMQDYDKKMAEEEAKAAKEEGVPDEEGWVKVTRKGRKPGLPRTEAANLRVLEKEKQKRARKELLNFYAWQHREAKREHIAQLRKKFEEDKQRIALMRAQRKFRPY; from the exons ATGGCGGCCGCCACTGGGCGTGGGGTGGGAGCGGCGCCGACGGGATACACGGGTGAGGGGCAGCGCGGAGCTCCGGGAGCGGCGCCGGCGGGATACACGG CTCTGGCGGTGAAGTTCGCGGAGCGGCAGCGCTCGCCCCACTGCCTGTTGGTGAAGGAGCACCAGGTGCGGGAAGGAACCGACACCGCGCACCCCCCTCGCCGCACGCTCTTCGTCCTCAACGTGCCCCCGTACTGCGGCCCG GACTCTCTGTCTAGGCTGTTCTCTCGCTGTGGGCATGTGCAGTCTGTCGACATCTGTGACAAGCGAGggtcaggagagaaaaaagataaaCTGACATCCAAATTCTTCGACCACAAAACTCTAAAG ggaTTTCAAGTAGCATACGTGGTGTTCAGGAAACCAGCAGCTGTCCAGGCAGTCAAGGCTCTGTCACAGGAAGGTCCCTTGCTAATATCAACAGAGAGCCACCCTGTGAAAACTGGCATTAGCA AGTGGATCGCCAGCTATGAAGCCTCCATCGTGGATCCAAAGGAGCTGAAGGCTGAGGTGGATGCCTACATGCAAGACTATGATAAAAAGATGGCAGAG GAAGAAGCCAAAGCAGCCAAGGAGGAGGGTGTTCCAGATGAGGAAGGCTGGGTGAAGGTGACCCGGAAAGGCCGTAAGCCTGGCCTGCCCCGGACAGAGGCTGCCAACCTGCGtgtgctggagaaggagaaacagaaaagggcCCGCAAAGAGCTGCTGAACTTCTATGCCTGGCAGCATCGTGAGGCCAAGAGAGAGC ACATTGCCCAGTTGAGGAAGAAATTTGAGGAAGACAAGCAGAGGATTGCACTGATGCGAGCCCAGCGAAAGTTTCGGCCATACtag